A single Endozoicomonas sp. NE40 DNA region contains:
- a CDS encoding sodium:solute symporter family protein — MVVVCRERDGMTLQLTLVIAYFLLLIPVCLKAKKSSTRHTASDHYLADRSLGMFVLSLTLFATIASGQTLLANTGQAYLLGYHWIMAMGLWAAISVSYRWIVPGLRPIALANRFVTPGDWIRFRFTAQPWAAPLRQLLTLCFCLCLTNYLFAQLKAAGEIMVVLTDNKLPYGIAVPLFGLIILLYDSIGGLRAVAWTDVIQGLVTIIGIVSLCYWITSNSGGLQQIVFGVTEHRPESARVPDYTFQARWFSLMLMGGLAVCVYPQGLQRVFAASSRRVLYRSLALSNMFLVICGVVLIFAGWSSLSLLGSADIDVDQVLTVVLKEWAGSSAVNYFAASLVLMAVMAAIMSTADSVLLSLVSIIKHDFTQTSVRTGLRQDYLIAVVVMTLCSLAALYRDITLWHLLELKLELLVQCFPGFALALHRPSLRASSVFLGLVTGLVVLSIELILGVRSVYGINNGMVALAANVGGIFMHHFAVTFMTKKRP; from the coding sequence CGCGACGGAATGACGCTTCAGCTGACACTGGTTATCGCTTATTTCCTGCTACTTATACCGGTGTGTCTGAAAGCAAAAAAATCCAGCACCAGACATACGGCATCGGATCATTATCTGGCTGACCGTTCCCTGGGGATGTTTGTATTGTCCCTGACGCTTTTTGCCACCATAGCCAGTGGACAAACACTGCTGGCCAACACCGGGCAAGCCTACCTGCTTGGTTATCACTGGATCATGGCGATGGGGTTATGGGCTGCCATCAGCGTCAGTTATCGCTGGATTGTTCCCGGGCTGAGACCGATTGCCCTGGCTAACCGTTTTGTTACCCCCGGGGACTGGATACGGTTTCGGTTTACTGCCCAGCCGTGGGCAGCCCCGCTGAGGCAACTGCTTACGCTCTGCTTCTGCCTCTGTCTGACCAACTATCTGTTTGCCCAACTCAAAGCAGCGGGTGAAATCATGGTCGTGCTGACGGACAACAAGCTTCCCTATGGCATTGCTGTCCCGCTGTTTGGTCTGATTATTCTACTCTATGATTCGATTGGCGGTTTGCGCGCTGTGGCCTGGACCGATGTGATTCAGGGGCTGGTGACCATTATCGGAATTGTCAGCCTGTGCTACTGGATTACCAGCAACTCTGGTGGTTTGCAGCAAATCGTTTTCGGTGTTACTGAGCACAGGCCAGAGAGTGCCAGGGTTCCCGATTACACCTTTCAGGCTCGCTGGTTCAGCCTTATGTTAATGGGAGGATTGGCTGTCTGTGTGTACCCGCAGGGGCTGCAGCGTGTTTTTGCGGCGTCATCCAGGCGGGTTCTCTACCGTTCACTGGCACTGTCCAATATGTTTCTTGTCATCTGCGGAGTGGTTCTTATTTTTGCGGGCTGGTCGTCTCTGTCACTGCTTGGTAGTGCCGATATCGATGTGGATCAGGTGTTGACTGTGGTGTTAAAAGAGTGGGCTGGCAGCAGTGCTGTTAACTATTTCGCAGCCTCTCTGGTGCTGATGGCGGTGATGGCCGCAATTATGTCAACGGCTGACTCGGTACTGCTATCGCTGGTGTCCATTATCAAGCACGACTTTACTCAAACGTCTGTTCGAACCGGCCTTCGACAGGACTATCTGATTGCGGTTGTGGTCATGACGCTTTGTTCTCTTGCAGCACTTTACCGGGATATTACGCTGTGGCATCTGCTTGAACTCAAGCTGGAATTGCTGGTGCAATGTTTTCCGGGGTTTGCTCTGGCACTGCACAGACCTTCTCTCAGGGCGTCTTCTGTTTTTCTGGGGTTGGTCACCGGTCTGGTGGTGCTGAGCATCGAGCTGATTCTGGGGGTTCGCTCTGTTTATGGCATTAATAACGGCATGGTGGCACTGGCCGCCAACGTTGGCGGTATTTTTATGCATCACTTTGCCGTTACCTTCATGACAAAGAAAAGACCATGA